One Delphinus delphis chromosome 16, mDelDel1.2, whole genome shotgun sequence genomic window carries:
- the EXOSC1 gene encoding exosome complex component CSL4 isoform X1, translating into MAPPVRYCIPGERLCNLEEGSPGSGTYTRHGYIFSSLAGCLIKSSENGALPVISVMRETESQLLPDVGAIVTCKVSSINSRFAKVHILYVGSTPLKNSFRGTIRKEDVRATEKDKVEIYKSFRPGDIVLAKVISLGDAQSNYLLTTAENELGVVVAHSESGVQMVPISWCEMQCPKTHTKEFRKVARVQPEFLQT; encoded by the exons ATGGCGCCACCCGTGAGGTACTGCATCCCCG GCGAACGTCTGTGTAACTTGGAAGAGGGCAGCCCCGGCAGCGGCACCTACACCCGGCATGGCTACATCTTTTCGTCGCTTGCTGGCTGCCTGATAAAGAGCAGCGAGAACGGCGCG CTTCCTGTCATATCTGTGATGAGAGAAACAGAGTCCCAATTACTGCCAGATGTGGGAGCTATTGTAACCTGTAAG GTCTCTAGCATCAATTCACGCTTTGCCAAAGTACACATCCTATATGTGGGGTCCACACCGCTTAAGAACTCTTTTCGAGGAACTATCCG caaGGAAGACGTCCGAGCTACTGAAAAAGACAAG GTTGAAATTTATAAGAGTTTCCGCCCAGGGGACATTGTCTTGGCCAAAGTG ATCTCCCTAGGTGATGCGCAGTCCAACTACCTCCTAACCACTGCTGAAAATGAGCTGGGAGTGGTGGTGGCCCACAGTGAATCGG GTGTCCAGATGGTTCCCATCAGCTGGTGTGAGATGCAGTGCCCTAAGACCCACACTAAAGAATTCCGGAAAGTGGCCCGAGTACAGCCTGAATTCTTACAGACCTAA
- the EXOSC1 gene encoding exosome complex component CSL4 isoform X2: MWGPHRLRTLFEELSARKTSELLKKTRFVEIYKSFRPGDIVLAKVISLGDAQSNYLLTTAENELGVVVAHSESGVQMVPISWCEMQCPKTHTKEFRKVARVQPEFLQT; the protein is encoded by the exons ATGTGGGGTCCACACCGCTTAAGAACTCTTTTCGAGGAACTATCCG caaGGAAGACGTCCGAGCTACTGAAAAAGACAAGGTTT GTTGAAATTTATAAGAGTTTCCGCCCAGGGGACATTGTCTTGGCCAAAGTG ATCTCCCTAGGTGATGCGCAGTCCAACTACCTCCTAACCACTGCTGAAAATGAGCTGGGAGTGGTGGTGGCCCACAGTGAATCGG GTGTCCAGATGGTTCCCATCAGCTGGTGTGAGATGCAGTGCCCTAAGACCCACACTAAAGAATTCCGGAAAGTGGCCCGAGTACAGCCTGAATTCTTACAGACCTAA